Proteins encoded within one genomic window of Aquarana catesbeiana isolate 2022-GZ linkage group LG03, ASM4218655v1, whole genome shotgun sequence:
- the LOC141134251 gene encoding olfactory receptor 2W1-like — protein MYLFITQLSLFDIILSTDILPNLLYIILHDGCTMSFAGCIIQFTFFSHAETSECFLLTVMSYDRYLAICKPLHYNSIMNQSICIKSVIIIWVLSFKMALVNSVSLCSLYYCGPNIIHHFFCDYLQLLELSCSDTSWIHIQTYLVGLICVITPFMIIVISYIYIVITILKIKSNTGRKKAFTTCSSHLTVVCIFYGTLIAVHLFPTKGQLDILNKVLALFYTVMTPLLNPIIYTFRNKDFKKAAEKTKSYFFN, from the coding sequence ATGTACCTCTTCATTACCCAACTATCATTGTTTGATATAATTCTGTCTACAGATATTCTTCCCAACCTTCTTTATATTATCTTACATGATGGGTGTACCATGTCTTTTGCTGGATGTATCATCCAGTTCACCTTCTTTTCACATGCTGAGACCTCAGAGTGTTTTCTACTGACTGTGATGTCCTATGACCGATATTTGGCCATCTGTAAGCCCCTACATTACAACTCTATAATGAACCAATCAATTTGCATTAAATCAGTGATTATCATATGGGTACTGAGCTTCAAAATGGCGTTGGTTAATTCTGTATCTTTGTGCAGTCTATACTACTGTGGACCGAATATCATTCATCACTTCTTCTGTGACTATCTACAACTACTTGAGCTTTCCTGCTCTGATACTTCATGGATTCACATTCAGACATATCTAGTGGGTCTCATTTGTGTCATAACACCTTTTATGATAATTGTTATATCGTATATCTATATTGTTATAACCATCCTCAAAATTAAGTCAAATACAGGAAGAAAGAAAGCCTTCACCACCTGCAGTTCTCATTTGACCGTAGTGTGCATTTTTTATGGGACGCTAATCGCTGTGCATTTGTTTCCAACAAAAGGTCAACTAGATATTCTGAACAAGGTCCTAGCTCTCTTTTACACTGTAATGACTCCACTGCTTAATCCAATCATATACACGTTTAGGAACAAGGACTTTAAAAAAGCTGCTGAGAAAACAAAATcatacttttttaattaa